A genomic window from Parasteatoda tepidariorum isolate YZ-2023 chromosome 10, CAS_Ptep_4.0, whole genome shotgun sequence includes:
- the LOC122272566 gene encoding uncharacterized protein: MMSCRRPSRFEIRDSNRRPRNETPEMVETTNTKRIKQKRRTRARRPIDNSIIEEEISRNSVANYEIGMNCAICLNIELDWPHLLPCGHFFHNACVSKWLKYSDTCPVCFRKFENHSNQVPNSYSDDDDIHSTPTPNIMVTSTHMPSTQVDDTSDSDYYGPADKIHSVLKGRVKKPIHRRRRVRSQRSIDLHVLEKEILDSVVLNYEFNIDCSICLNTLKELDEKQLPCGHCFHDKCIHNWFYYNVSCPVCGFTPVSDMQSSDKAESSDPDVLIDGEFILIDCTNSIAIFEGDVIYDNTEFECFSGSC, encoded by the coding sequence ATGATGAGTTGCAGACGTCCAAGTCGCTTTGAAATTCGGGATTCGAACCGTCGACCAAGGAATGAGACTCCCGAGATGGTGGAGACTACAAATACGAAACGAATCAAACAGAAGCGGAGAACCCGTGCACGACGTCCAATTGACAATTCAATCATCGAAGAAGAAATATCGCGGAACTCTGTCGCTAACTATGAGATAGGTATGAACTGTGCTATATGCTTAAATATCGAACTTGACTGGCCACATCTCTTGCCGTGTgggcatttttttcataacgcGTGTGTATCCAAATGGCTAAAATACAGTGATACTTGCCCTGTATGTTttcgaaaatttgaaaaccatAGCAATCAAGTACCTAACTCATATTCTGATGATGATGATATACATAGCACTCCTACGCCTAACATAATGGTTACAAGTACGCATATGCCTTCCACCCAAGTTGATGATACTTCAGATTCGGATTATTATGGGCCAGCAGATAAAATTCATAGTGTACTCAAAGGACGAGTTAAAAAGCCAATTCATCGTAGAAGAAGAGTTCGCTCCCAGCGATCGATTGACCTGCatgttcttgaaaaagaaatattggatAGTGTTGTTCTGAATTACGAATTCAACATTGATTGTTCCATATGCTTGAATACCTTGAAAGAGTTGGATGAGAAGCAATTGCCTTGTGGTCACTGTTTCCACGATAAGTGTATTCACAATTGGTTCTACTACAACGTATCTTGTCCAGTGTGTGGGTTTACTCCAGTATCTGACATGCAGTCTTCTGATAAAGCCGAATCCAGTGATCCTGATGTCTTAATTGATGGGGAATTCATATTAATTGACTGCACTAATTCTATTGCCATTTTTGAGGGAGATGTAATTTACGACAATACAGAGTTTGAGTGCTTCAGTGGaagttgttaa